Proteins encoded in a region of the Desulfovermiculus halophilus DSM 18834 genome:
- a CDS encoding YjbH domain-containing protein, producing MEHPRTIHKKCHTHPWCQCQALTIVHFRRQLRPSVIRYQAAVLFCLAAVLFFTPAQAEMPLEYALPSLQSYTGIWHMPTARILPDWTMRLGYGQADPYRYYGGALGVFDRLELHGQFTEVTSLSAFGGEGYGNYKDRSAGARLVLVPEDTGLPQIAIGAYDATGTGLFPSRYIAFSKLMGDVDFTIGLGQGILAGDYPAGEDNGDDQAFSFLLSDPFRSTSLFGGLEYHVTPELTLSAEYSSLDWSNMFGFRNTAGTRVKDADTSVDINLGLKYTWADHVHASLALLRGTTLAGGLQINFPLEPEGMLPWKRTEIAPVGEKKRWEAYLAGNAELARRLARVAAEDGFEQVQAAVSDNAVWIEYVNAVHSSPARSFGHVFALLDPYLPQRIDRVYLNIKDKGQVLQSLRASRRDITDFLNSRIKTRNFLQRADLTLYADRHWREFSAGEHPSTKVKAPEDRLHWGIYPRVRTFLNNRAGFFKHKGLVELESSYRLWPGAWAFGRVEFPVFNQYDDLVWTPLEDEDSVRTDLVEYQKQSDIRITTLALSQHVSLPGEIQARVSAGIFESAFAGFGAECFRYFHDGLWGIGLEAEAVRKREVDENFSLRSDADSWYTPAFINLYAQIWPSQGLEAGIKAGRFLAGDPGARFEIRRHFKNFTIGAYYTKTRTDVFDSPKNRDSEFKGVYIRVPFSLFRDRDEPGHLRYEFTSFTRDQGQTVSQPDRLYPMDGSATPIQTRRKMDEMPNF from the coding sequence ATGGAGCACCCACGAACAATCCACAAAAAATGCCACACACACCCGTGGTGTCAATGCCAGGCCCTGACCATTGTCCATTTCCGGCGGCAACTAAGGCCTTCGGTTATCCGTTACCAGGCAGCTGTTCTTTTCTGTCTGGCCGCAGTTCTGTTTTTCACTCCGGCCCAGGCCGAAATGCCCCTGGAGTACGCCCTGCCCTCCCTGCAGTCCTACACCGGAATATGGCATATGCCCACCGCCCGCATCCTTCCGGATTGGACCATGCGCCTGGGCTACGGACAGGCCGATCCCTATCGGTACTACGGCGGGGCCCTGGGAGTCTTCGACCGCCTGGAGCTCCACGGCCAGTTCACCGAGGTGACCAGCCTCTCAGCATTTGGCGGCGAAGGCTACGGCAACTACAAGGACCGTTCGGCCGGTGCGCGCCTGGTCCTTGTGCCCGAGGACACAGGCCTGCCCCAGATCGCGATCGGGGCCTACGACGCCACCGGCACTGGGCTCTTCCCTTCCAGGTACATCGCCTTTTCCAAGCTCATGGGCGATGTGGATTTCACCATCGGCCTGGGGCAAGGCATTCTGGCCGGCGACTATCCGGCCGGTGAGGACAACGGTGATGACCAGGCCTTCAGCTTCCTGCTCTCCGACCCGTTTCGAAGCACCAGCCTGTTCGGCGGACTGGAGTACCATGTCACCCCGGAACTTACCCTCTCCGCCGAATACTCCTCCCTGGACTGGTCCAACATGTTCGGGTTTAGAAACACTGCCGGGACCAGGGTCAAGGATGCCGACACCTCTGTGGACATCAATCTGGGACTCAAATACACGTGGGCCGATCATGTCCATGCCAGCCTGGCCCTGCTCCGGGGAACGACCCTGGCCGGAGGGCTGCAGATCAATTTCCCCCTGGAACCCGAGGGCATGCTGCCCTGGAAACGGACCGAGATCGCGCCGGTGGGGGAAAAGAAGCGCTGGGAGGCCTATCTGGCCGGAAATGCTGAGCTGGCCCGGCGCCTGGCCAGGGTGGCGGCAGAGGATGGATTCGAGCAGGTCCAGGCCGCTGTCTCGGACAACGCGGTGTGGATCGAATACGTCAACGCGGTGCACTCCTCTCCGGCCCGCAGCTTCGGGCATGTCTTCGCCCTTCTCGACCCCTACCTGCCCCAGCGCATTGACCGCGTCTACTTAAACATCAAGGACAAAGGGCAGGTCCTGCAGTCCTTACGCGCCAGCCGCAGGGATATAACTGATTTTCTAAACAGCCGGATCAAAACTCGGAACTTTTTGCAGCGTGCCGATCTGACCCTGTACGCCGATAGGCACTGGCGGGAGTTTTCAGCCGGAGAGCACCCCTCAACCAAGGTCAAGGCCCCGGAGGACCGCCTGCACTGGGGGATCTATCCCCGGGTGCGGACCTTTTTGAACAACAGGGCCGGATTCTTCAAGCACAAGGGACTCGTTGAGCTGGAGTCCAGCTACCGGCTATGGCCGGGTGCATGGGCCTTCGGACGAGTTGAGTTTCCGGTGTTCAACCAATACGATGACCTGGTCTGGACTCCGCTGGAAGATGAAGACTCGGTGCGCACCGACCTGGTGGAATACCAGAAGCAATCCGATATCCGGATCACCACTCTGGCCCTGAGCCAACACGTTTCCCTGCCGGGAGAGATCCAGGCCAGAGTGAGCGCAGGGATCTTCGAGTCCGCCTTTGCCGGGTTCGGGGCCGAGTGCTTCCGCTACTTCCACGACGGACTGTGGGGGATCGGGCTGGAGGCCGAAGCGGTGCGCAAGCGGGAGGTTGATGAGAATTTCAGCTTGCGTAGCGATGCGGATTCTTGGTACACACCTGCATTCATCAACCTCTACGCCCAGATCTGGCCCAGCCAGGGCCTGGAGGCCGGGATCAAGGCCGGGCGCTTCCTGGCCGGGGACCCGGGAGCGCGATTCGAGATCCGCCGGCACTTCAAGAACTTTACCATTGGGGCCTACTACACCAAGACCCGGACCGATGTCTTTGACAGCCCTAAGAACAGGGATTCGGAATTCAAGGGGGTGTATATCCGGGTTCCGTTTTCCCTGTTTAGGGACCGGGATGAGCCCGGACACCTGCGCTACGAGTTCACCAGCTTTACCCGGGACCAGGGCCAGACCGTGAGCCAGCCGGACCGTCTGTATCCCATGGACGGATCGGCAACCCCGATTCAGACCAGACGGAAAATGGACGAGATGCCTAATTTTTGA
- a CDS encoding polysaccharide biosynthesis protein: MLRSLRNPKFYLIVCIDVFLFAAALAGAYWVRFDFAPWDYFEQFMTVLPFMVICKSVMFWVFSLYKGMWRYSDIRDFWRLAQATVLAEILAVSILAFLFRFEGYSRGVFVIDAVLTFVFAGGARVSIRTYFTKRGTLAGQNSSELQLRRRSKDLTRCVILGAGSTGEKILREMIENPQLTYQTLGFLDDDSSKVGRSLHGVPVLGGIDGLDQVVRTKQVQEVLIAMPSANGEQMRRVVTLCEQAGVGFKTMPGIGELIEGNVSISQFREVNLQDLLGRKQVVLDCEKISSYIHNKVVLITGAGGSIGSELVRQVVRFQPQTVVLLDRAESSLYAVQMELKHELEFHEYVTVLGRVQDAAVVDRVFAQYRPQVVFHAAAYKHVPMIERNPWEAVFNNVLGSKVVMEAAAGWRAERFVLVSTDKAVRPTNVMGVSKRVTELIMQAMPREHTRFMAVRFGNVLGSAGSVIPLFQRQIKRGGPVTVTHPEMTRYFMTIPEACQLIVQAGGMGQGGEIYILKMGEPVRIADMARDLIRLSGREPDVDIQITYTGIRFGEKLYEELITQGEGVVETGHKDIMVLGMHALGPSSGQCRRVFGLLPDLISQANNLDGDGIKTSFKGLVPEYTISESEYVVSKIPQCTSRVLSMEDTCIRQAAEINSTASAFYGP; this comes from the coding sequence ATGCTCCGAAGTCTGCGCAATCCCAAATTTTATCTTATTGTATGTATTGATGTTTTTCTGTTTGCCGCAGCTTTGGCCGGAGCCTATTGGGTCCGTTTCGACTTTGCACCCTGGGACTATTTTGAGCAGTTTATGACCGTTTTGCCGTTCATGGTGATCTGTAAGTCGGTTATGTTCTGGGTTTTCAGCTTGTATAAGGGGATGTGGCGGTATTCCGACATCCGCGATTTCTGGCGCCTGGCTCAGGCAACCGTGCTGGCTGAGATCCTGGCTGTATCTATCTTGGCCTTTCTTTTTCGATTCGAAGGCTATTCCCGGGGAGTATTTGTCATCGATGCCGTGCTGACCTTTGTATTTGCTGGAGGTGCCCGAGTCTCCATCCGGACCTATTTCACCAAACGGGGAACCCTGGCCGGACAAAACAGCAGCGAACTGCAGCTGCGCCGCCGGTCTAAGGACCTGACCCGGTGCGTTATTTTGGGGGCTGGAAGTACAGGAGAAAAGATCCTTCGCGAAATGATTGAGAATCCTCAATTAACGTATCAGACGCTAGGCTTTTTGGATGATGATTCCAGTAAAGTGGGTAGAAGCCTGCACGGGGTGCCTGTCTTGGGAGGTATCGATGGTCTTGATCAGGTTGTGCGGACCAAACAGGTGCAGGAGGTGCTGATAGCCATGCCGTCTGCTAATGGAGAGCAGATGCGGCGTGTGGTCACGCTTTGTGAACAGGCGGGGGTTGGGTTTAAGACAATGCCCGGTATCGGGGAGCTCATTGAAGGAAATGTAAGCATATCCCAGTTTCGGGAGGTCAATCTTCAGGACCTGCTGGGAAGGAAGCAGGTTGTTCTGGATTGTGAAAAGATCAGTTCATACATCCACAACAAGGTTGTTTTAATTACCGGGGCCGGTGGGTCCATCGGTTCGGAGCTGGTCAGACAGGTTGTTCGTTTTCAGCCCCAGACAGTGGTTTTGCTGGACCGGGCGGAGTCGTCGCTGTATGCCGTGCAGATGGAGCTCAAGCATGAACTTGAGTTTCATGAGTATGTCACAGTTTTGGGCCGGGTCCAGGATGCTGCGGTTGTGGACCGGGTCTTTGCCCAGTACAGACCGCAGGTTGTTTTTCATGCTGCCGCATATAAGCATGTTCCGATGATCGAGAGGAATCCCTGGGAGGCTGTGTTCAACAATGTCCTGGGCAGCAAGGTGGTCATGGAGGCTGCCGCGGGTTGGAGGGCGGAGCGGTTTGTGCTTGTCTCCACGGATAAGGCGGTCCGGCCGACCAACGTCATGGGGGTCAGCAAGCGGGTCACCGAGCTGATCATGCAGGCCATGCCCCGGGAACACACGCGCTTTATGGCAGTGCGCTTCGGCAATGTCCTGGGATCTGCCGGCTCTGTCATCCCCTTGTTCCAGCGGCAGATCAAGCGCGGGGGGCCGGTAACGGTCACCCATCCGGAGATGACCCGCTATTTCATGACCATTCCCGAAGCCTGCCAGCTCATTGTTCAGGCAGGAGGTATGGGGCAGGGGGGAGAGATTTACATCCTCAAGATGGGCGAACCGGTTCGGATTGCAGACATGGCTCGGGATCTTATTCGACTGTCCGGACGGGAGCCGGATGTAGACATTCAAATCACATATACCGGCATACGTTTTGGGGAAAAGCTGTATGAAGAGCTGATTACTCAGGGTGAAGGTGTGGTGGAGACCGGACATAAGGACATTATGGTCTTAGGTATGCATGCTTTGGGGCCATCCTCAGGGCAATGCAGACGTGTTTTCGGCCTCTTGCCCGACCTGATCTCTCAAGCCAACAACCTGGATGGGGACGGGATCAAGACCTCATTCAAGGGCTTGGTTCCGGAGTATACGATATCGGAAAGCGAATATGTGGTCAGCAAGATACCTCAGTGCACTTCCCGGGTGCTCTCCATGGAAGACACATGCATCCGGCAAGCTGCGGAGATAAACAGCACCGCATCCGCTTTCTATGGTCCCTAA
- a CDS encoding tyrosine-protein phosphatase, with product MIDIHCHILPGLDDGPETDDESLDMLRMAAEDGITDIICTPHHLPGLYPTRAESITAAVSSLQQKADAARIALVLHPGMEVHVSAAEPAGLDSGTLLGLNAKNNAVLLELPHNFVPPNLDTFFWSFISVGIRPVLAHVERNTGLLTDPSPLEKWVPMGVITQVTASSLLGRFGPDVEDFAWRLMECNLAHVLATDAHSPHARRPLMSDAAAEIEARLGLELARDMTQHRPRALLHGQDIDLPDPVPMPANQDSPGLFRRLLSWIGG from the coding sequence ATGATAGACATCCACTGCCACATCCTGCCCGGACTGGACGACGGTCCGGAGACTGACGACGAATCCCTGGACATGCTCCGGATGGCGGCTGAGGACGGCATTACCGATATTATCTGCACCCCGCACCATCTCCCCGGCCTGTATCCCACCCGTGCAGAGTCCATCACAGCAGCCGTGAGTTCATTGCAGCAGAAAGCGGACGCTGCCCGCATCGCACTTGTTCTCCATCCCGGAATGGAGGTCCATGTCAGCGCTGCTGAGCCCGCCGGCCTGGACAGCGGCACCCTGCTTGGCCTGAATGCCAAGAACAATGCCGTTCTCCTGGAGCTTCCGCACAATTTTGTGCCCCCCAACCTGGATACTTTTTTTTGGTCCTTCATTTCTGTGGGCATTCGGCCGGTACTGGCCCATGTCGAACGCAACACCGGCCTTTTGACTGATCCCTCGCCGCTGGAAAAATGGGTACCCATGGGGGTAATCACCCAAGTCACAGCCTCCAGCCTTTTGGGCCGCTTCGGCCCGGACGTAGAAGACTTCGCCTGGCGGCTGATGGAGTGCAACCTGGCTCATGTCCTGGCCACCGACGCCCACAGCCCACATGCCCGCCGGCCGCTGATGAGCGACGCCGCGGCTGAGATCGAAGCCAGGCTGGGCTTAGAACTGGCCCGGGACATGACCCAGCACCGGCCCCGGGCACTGCTGCACGGCCAAGACATCGACCTCCCAGACCCTGTCCCCATGCCTGCAAATCAGGACTCCCCCGGCCTGTTCCGCCGCCTTCTGAGCTGGATCGGCGGGTAA
- a CDS encoding ABC transporter ATP-binding protein gives MSTKATITIQNLTLAYGSKVIMRDLTFDVHQGEVLIVMGGSGSGKSTLLKSMIGLVPPAAGKIMYGTTDYWSAGEKEQNRIRKRMGVLYQHSALWSSMNLAENIALPLEISTSLPPHQIREMATFKLSLVGLAGQEQAYPSELSGGMQKRAALARAMALDPEIMFFDEPSSGLDPVSARRLDELILEIQSSLGTTMVVVTHDLDSIFTIGTRAVFLDPKTKTMTAIGDPRDMRDNSDNPDVREFLRRGK, from the coding sequence ATGAGCACGAAAGCCACCATCACAATCCAGAACCTGACCCTGGCCTACGGTTCAAAGGTCATCATGCGCGATCTGACCTTTGACGTGCACCAGGGCGAGGTCCTTATTGTCATGGGCGGCAGCGGCAGCGGCAAGAGCACTTTGCTCAAGTCCATGATCGGACTCGTTCCCCCGGCCGCAGGGAAGATCATGTACGGGACGACAGACTACTGGTCTGCCGGGGAGAAGGAACAAAACAGGATTCGAAAGCGAATGGGCGTTTTGTATCAGCACAGCGCCCTGTGGAGCTCCATGAACCTGGCTGAAAACATCGCCCTGCCTCTGGAAATCTCCACCAGCCTGCCCCCGCATCAAATCCGGGAAATGGCGACCTTCAAGCTCAGCCTGGTCGGCCTGGCCGGTCAGGAGCAGGCCTATCCTTCCGAGCTCAGCGGGGGGATGCAGAAGCGGGCGGCATTGGCCCGGGCCATGGCCCTGGACCCGGAGATTATGTTCTTCGACGAGCCCTCCAGCGGGCTGGATCCAGTCAGCGCCCGACGTCTGGACGAGCTGATCCTGGAAATCCAGTCCAGCCTGGGTACAACCATGGTCGTGGTCACCCACGACCTGGACTCCATCTTCACCATCGGCACCCGGGCTGTCTTTTTGGACCCCAAGACGAAAACCATGACCGCAATCGGCGACCCAAGGGATATGCGGGACAATAGCGACAATCCGGATGTCAGGGAGTTTCTGCGCCGGGGGAAGTAG
- a CDS encoding MlaE family ABC transporter permease, translating to MPQPDIQTSLHAGQLQISISGDWLLSTSVPDPAPVFSALQNNPEIRAVSFDYTRLSAWDSTLVTAVFHVQSRARSADIPVDTSSLPQGVQHLLRLASSAQASAAPSLPSSSLPLAARLGALAQDWLRGAVESTDFVGQAALSFFRLVRAKAVFRPRDLSDQLHFCGAQALPIVSLISLLVGLILAFVGAVQLKYFGAQIYVADLVGIAMTREMGAMMTGIIMAGRTGAAFAAQLGTMQVNEETDALYTLGISPFDFLVLPRILALVGMMPFLCLYADLVGIMGGAIVGLGMLDLSLPLYWNQTVAAITMPYVWLGVIKSCVFGFIVAFVGCLRGMQAGRSAQAVGQAATSAVVTTIVGIIVVDGLFAVICNIVGI from the coding sequence ATGCCCCAGCCAGACATCCAGACCTCCCTCCATGCCGGCCAGCTGCAGATCAGCATCTCCGGCGACTGGCTCCTGTCCACCTCTGTCCCGGACCCAGCACCCGTTTTTTCCGCTCTCCAGAACAATCCGGAGATTCGCGCAGTGTCCTTTGACTATACCCGGCTCTCCGCCTGGGACAGCACCCTGGTCACAGCTGTCTTCCATGTCCAGTCCCGGGCCCGGTCCGCTGATATTCCTGTGGATACATCCTCACTTCCCCAGGGCGTACAGCACCTTCTGCGGCTTGCCTCCTCAGCCCAGGCCTCTGCGGCTCCTTCCCTGCCCTCCTCTTCCCTGCCTCTTGCCGCCCGGCTGGGAGCCCTGGCCCAGGACTGGCTTCGCGGGGCAGTGGAATCCACCGACTTTGTGGGCCAAGCCGCATTGTCCTTTTTCCGCCTGGTGCGCGCCAAGGCCGTGTTCCGTCCCCGGGACCTCTCCGACCAGCTCCATTTCTGCGGAGCCCAGGCCCTGCCCATTGTGTCCCTGATCAGTCTCCTAGTCGGATTGATCCTGGCCTTTGTGGGCGCGGTTCAGCTCAAGTACTTCGGGGCCCAGATCTATGTCGCCGACCTGGTGGGCATTGCCATGACCCGGGAAATGGGGGCCATGATGACCGGAATCATCATGGCCGGGCGCACCGGCGCGGCCTTCGCCGCCCAGCTGGGCACCATGCAGGTCAATGAAGAAACCGACGCCCTGTATACCCTGGGCATCTCTCCTTTTGATTTTCTCGTCCTGCCCAGAATCCTGGCCCTGGTGGGCATGATGCCCTTCCTCTGCCTCTATGCCGACCTGGTCGGGATCATGGGCGGGGCCATCGTGGGGCTGGGCATGCTGGACCTCTCCCTGCCTCTGTACTGGAATCAGACTGTGGCAGCCATCACCATGCCCTATGTTTGGCTGGGGGTGATCAAAAGCTGCGTATTCGGCTTTATCGTCGCCTTTGTTGGCTGTCTGCGCGGCATGCAGGCCGGACGCAGCGCTCAGGCCGTGGGGCAGGCCGCCACATCTGCCGTGGTGACCACCATAGTGGGCATCATCGTCGTGGACGGACTCTTTGCCGTCATCTGCAATATTGTTGGGATATGA
- a CDS encoding winged helix-turn-helix domain-containing protein, which yields MSTSKDNVPFVVRSKIWIADHDEQIVFGLGRYRILEAVHRLGSLQAAAQELKMSYRAVWCRLKTTEERLHRDLLVRSNTGSTLTPFALQLLKQFRRLQAVIEAESDAMFKELMADSIVPDQEDADR from the coding sequence ATGAGCACCTCCAAAGACAACGTACCTTTTGTCGTCCGATCCAAGATCTGGATTGCGGACCATGACGAACAAATCGTTTTCGGTCTCGGCCGGTATCGCATTCTGGAGGCTGTGCACCGTCTGGGCTCCCTGCAGGCTGCGGCTCAGGAGCTGAAGATGAGCTACCGGGCAGTCTGGTGCAGGCTGAAGACCACCGAAGAGCGTCTGCACCGCGACCTCCTGGTCCGCAGCAACACCGGCTCCACCCTCACTCCCTTTGCCCTGCAGCTTCTCAAGCAGTTCCGCCGCTTACAGGCGGTGATCGAAGCCGAATCGGACGCCATGTTCAAGGAGCTGATGGCCGATTCCATCGTCCCTGATCAGGAAGATGCAGACCGGTAG
- the amrS gene encoding AmmeMemoRadiSam system radical SAM enzyme: MHPAKLWSSRKDNAVQCGLCSHFCRIEDGEYGLCGVRVNEQGSLYTLVYDKVAAANVDPIEKKPLFHFLPGSWSFSIGTMGCNLACAFCQNDSLSQGPKQSHHIQGQSISPEQVVQSATKHGCASISYTYSEPTIFFELMYDTSVLAREKGLKNVLVSNGFMSTQCLQELGPYADAINVDLKAFTEEFYTTYCQARLKPVLHNLKTIKELGWWLEVTTLIIPGLNDSRQELRELASFLAQELGPEVPWHISRFHPAYRMQDISPTPVSTLEMAFEIGKQAGLHYVYLGNVPGHSSETTICPQCGQAVIQRRAFTLGKSNLHEGKCGHCGAHIAGVYQ, translated from the coding sequence ATGCATCCGGCCAAACTCTGGAGTTCGCGTAAGGATAATGCTGTTCAATGCGGTCTCTGCAGCCATTTCTGCCGTATTGAAGACGGGGAGTACGGGCTGTGCGGCGTCCGGGTCAACGAGCAGGGCAGCCTGTACACCCTGGTCTACGACAAGGTGGCCGCGGCCAATGTCGATCCCATCGAAAAGAAGCCCTTGTTTCACTTCCTGCCCGGCAGCTGGAGCTTTTCAATCGGCACCATGGGCTGCAATCTGGCCTGCGCCTTTTGCCAGAACGACAGCCTGTCCCAGGGCCCGAAGCAGTCCCATCACATCCAGGGACAATCCATCTCCCCGGAGCAGGTTGTGCAGTCCGCGACAAAGCATGGCTGCGCATCCATTTCCTACACCTACTCCGAGCCGACCATCTTTTTTGAACTCATGTACGATACCTCGGTGCTGGCCAGAGAAAAGGGCCTGAAAAATGTCCTGGTCAGCAACGGATTCATGTCCACACAGTGCCTGCAGGAGCTCGGACCGTATGCCGACGCCATCAATGTGGACTTAAAGGCCTTCACCGAGGAGTTCTACACCACATACTGCCAGGCCAGGCTGAAGCCTGTGCTGCACAATTTAAAGACGATCAAAGAGCTGGGCTGGTGGCTGGAGGTGACCACCCTGATCATTCCCGGGCTGAATGACTCCAGGCAGGAGCTGCGGGAGCTGGCCTCCTTTCTGGCTCAGGAGCTGGGCCCGGAGGTCCCCTGGCATATCTCCCGCTTCCATCCCGCCTACCGGATGCAGGACATCAGCCCCACTCCGGTGAGCACCTTGGAAATGGCCTTTGAGATCGGCAAGCAGGCCGGTCTGCACTATGTCTACTTGGGCAATGTCCCCGGACACAGCAGTGAAACCACCATCTGCCCCCAGTGCGGCCAGGCGGTCATCCAGCGCCGGGCCTTCACCCTGGGAAAATCAAACCTGCACGAGGGCAAATGCGGCCATTGCGGGGCGCACATCGCCGGGGTGTATCAATGA
- the purM gene encoding phosphoribosylformylglycinamidine cyclo-ligase, translating to MQDRGAAYKNAGVSLEAADTLVSRIKSMASSTHTKGVLSDIGLFGGMFKLDLSDIRSPVLVSSTDGVGTKLKLAFAMDKHDTIGIDLVGMNVNDIVVHGAKPLFFLDYFAADKLDVDQAEQVVSGIAEGCRMAGCSLLGGETAEMPGLYHAGEYDLSGFSVGIVDNDMIVDGSSVGVGQAVIGVASSGLHSNGYSLVRKIIADHGIDLHSPMPGTEQSIGHVLLEPTRIYAKSILNVLRDFEIKGMAHITGGGLYDNLARVLPRGVKATVDFSSWSRPVVFDWLREQGGLTWPEMLQTFNCGLGVVLIADERVAEDVLLRLQGLKETAWRIGRTEAKREGDEKVEVVLER from the coding sequence ATGCAGGATCGCGGTGCAGCATACAAAAATGCTGGGGTAAGTCTGGAGGCAGCTGACACACTGGTCTCCAGGATCAAGTCCATGGCATCCTCGACCCATACCAAGGGGGTGCTCAGCGACATTGGTCTTTTCGGGGGCATGTTCAAGCTGGATCTGAGCGACATCCGCAGTCCGGTGCTGGTCTCATCCACCGACGGGGTGGGGACAAAACTGAAGCTGGCTTTTGCCATGGATAAGCACGATACCATCGGCATCGATCTGGTGGGCATGAACGTGAACGATATCGTGGTTCACGGAGCCAAGCCGCTGTTTTTTCTTGACTATTTTGCGGCCGACAAGCTGGATGTGGATCAGGCCGAGCAAGTGGTTTCCGGGATAGCCGAGGGATGCCGCATGGCCGGGTGCTCCCTGCTGGGAGGAGAGACTGCGGAAATGCCCGGCCTGTACCATGCCGGTGAATACGATCTGTCCGGATTCAGCGTGGGTATTGTGGACAACGACATGATCGTGGACGGTTCGAGCGTGGGGGTTGGGCAGGCGGTCATTGGGGTTGCTTCCTCCGGCCTGCATTCCAACGGCTACTCCCTGGTGCGCAAGATCATCGCGGATCACGGAATCGATCTGCACAGCCCCATGCCCGGAACAGAGCAGAGCATAGGACATGTCCTTTTGGAGCCGACCAGGATCTATGCAAAATCCATCCTCAATGTCCTGCGCGATTTTGAGATCAAGGGCATGGCTCATATAACCGGAGGCGGTCTGTACGACAACCTGGCCAGGGTCCTGCCCAGAGGGGTAAAAGCCACTGTTGACTTTTCTTCCTGGTCCAGGCCCGTGGTTTTTGATTGGCTCCGGGAACAGGGCGGGCTGACCTGGCCGGAGATGCTCCAGACATTTAATTGCGGTCTGGGGGTGGTCCTGATCGCTGATGAGCGGGTTGCCGAGGATGTCCTCCTCCGCCTGCAGGGACTGAAGGAAACAGCCTGGAGGATAGGACGGACCGAAGCCAAAAGGGAAGGGGACGAAAAGGTGGAGGTGGTATTGGAGCGGTAG